The window ATCATGCTGTCTTGGTGGGCGAAAACTTTATCCTCTGTAATCAATGATTAGGATAAATCGAACAGAATGATAGTATTATCTTGACTGTTGATCCTTTCACCGAGTGATAGTTTTTATGGGTTCTTTCTGAGAAGGGTTTCCTTTTGGAAGGTTTTCATGGTTATGTATGGGGAAAAAATTAGTGAATCACCTTACATTAACTCAGTATTGAGCGGAAAGACAAGTTCCTCGAGGTGGTCAAGTAGTCGAGCATTCCCTACACTGAAGCGTAGCTTAAGCGAGGAGAAACACCGTCCTTGAGCTCTTCTGGTCTTCGGGGTTTAGGCACGCCTTAAATGAGCCTTTGACAAAAGCAGGTTTCATTTGAATGCTGAGGATAGGGTTATTTGGTAGAGGAGAGTTTGATGATTATGTTCACAGATATGGATATTAAGAGTGCCACGCGATGAATTAGAATTTATGCTCCTATATTAAGATCGATGCAGTACCAAAAAGAGAGAAAGGAGAAAGGTAAGGAAAAGATACGGAGGGGAATTTATAGGAGAGGTGAGGGAGAGATAATAAAAAGATCCGTAGTTTTCAGATCCTATCTAATTAAATGATAAAGATAATTTCAAACTAAAGCAAGTTATAATAACAATGAATAGGATGTAATAAACGATAAGTTCAAGTATAATCTAATAGATAAATTTGACATCATAAGAATCTAAACAGATAATTGCAAAATAATTGTAAAATTAATGTGGAATTTAGCAAGATAATCTCAAAAGTAAACAATAGTTTGGCTTTTCTAGTATAAAATCTCTTATATCTTTAGGGATGCATCTTAAGAAACCTGGGTTTTCCAAGTATGAAATTTgaaacaacttaaaaataatatgTGTTACATACTTTTTTTTGCCAGATTCTTAAAGGAGTATCATTGGAATATTGCGACTATGTAGTTTGTCATAGTTTAATCTCCTGGAAGTGTTCTGCTTACATTTGTTATATTTTAATTTCCTGGAAGTAATGCTTAATAGTTTTCAACATTTTCTGTTTTAAACTTTCCTGAGCACTTATTACAAGTCTTTGAGTTGAGCTTTCACAATTTGTATCATGAAGGAATTATTTGCACCATTGAATAAATCAAGAGAAGTTAGAGATTTCCCATACATCTCTCAACGCCTCATGACCTGCTTAATCTTTCAGATTACTTGATATGTACAACTTAGATGATCCAGTTGATGTATAGCACCATCTCCTTAGCATGCTAATTTTACAGGTATGAGGAAAGCTTATTGGATTACTTGCAATGTTGAACCTGACATACAACACCTATCCCTTGATAGGAGAAAGCTTCCAAGCAACTTTGTGGTGAGGCCTCGTGATCTGAACAGGTTATTGTCCAACTTCCAAACAACCCTTCAGGAGATCACAATCATTGCTACCAATCCAACTTCCTTGCCTCCTGATGCTGCAACTGAAATTGGAGGGAAAGCTGTTGAGCTCAGAAGTTATATAGACCCAACAAAAGGTAAACTGGGTCAgtctcttctttttttccattttctttttgttttctctttcttgttTGTAGGCAGTTTTAAACTTTAGATCTTTCTTTGTAGACAATGATTCATCACTACACACTCAGTTGTGGATAGATCCTACTGAAGAGTTTGTGCAGTACAATCATATCGGAAACCCTGTGGATGTGACCTTTGGAGTGAAGGAATCGAAGGTATCCTCATTTCTCGTCTCTGATAGGAACTTTTCTAATCCAACTAAGCCTTTTCCAAGCCTGAAAACTTTTTTCTTGATTTATTTAACTGATGACATGTAATCACAATTTTGTTGCTGTAAAATAGTGCTTGTGTTTTATGGAGGTCTTTGTAATGTTTGCTGaaccttcttttttgtttcttttgcaaATTTTCTATTCAGGCCTTCCTTTCTTTCTGTGAGGGATGTGAAGTTGACATACACTTCTATTTTGATAAAGCTGGCGAGTAAGATAATCTTACACACTCTGCTTCTCCATTGACATCATCAGTTCGTTGTTGTTTTTTTTACCCTGACCTTGTCTTAGTAAGAGGAACTCTTTGCGTTTAGGATATTTGCACAGAAAGCTATTGTGAAGTCAGGACATTCTCCATACTTTTGCCTCCATATTAGCACTTGTTGGCTTGGATGGTTGATCAGTAATTCAAAGGAGTATAATACTAATCTGCTCTCATCACAATGATAATTTAGATTGTATGGTTTTTGTAAAACGGCTTAATGAGGATATTCACTTACTATTACTAAGAAAGTGAAAGAAAAGGTGAACGCGATAACGTCCAAAGACATGTCTGCTACTTAATCAATTTGGCTAGTATGTTCAAATTAATTGCAGTTGATTATTGTGGGAGATAAGGTTGGCATCTCTCCTGACAAGACAGGTCACAACTTTTGGCTTTACCTGTTACTGGACCCAGTACATACTACTTCGGAGTCTCGTGGATCTAGTGTATGGACCATGTTAAACTACTAATGAATGTGCATTTGTGTGCATATGTGCGTCTCTTCAATTATTATGACTTTTTTAATGTCGTTCAATTTCAATTCTTTAGCAGATTTCTTTGCTGTTTTAGGCACAAGTTTTTTGTTTTCATATAAGATTTTCTTCTAATCGAACTGAAATCATGGACAGGCCAATTCTAATGGCGCCAAAATTTGGTTTAGATGATGGCTCCATCTCAACTTTTGATGCCACCTTGGTACTTGCAACCATGCTTATGTCCCAGCTCAATACTGCTGGCTCCTCTGAAAATCCACAAGTTGCTGGCACTTCCCATGGTGAGGCTAATGATGGAAGACAGGCCCCACCCCAGGAGAGATCAAAAGGGAATTCTGGGCTTCCATCTGATCAGACCAGGATTTGGTCCGATCTTTCAGGTTATTATTCTCTGAACTCTTGTTTATAGATGGTACAAGATATTTGATGGCAATATTTACTTAATTGTCATAAATTTCAACTATAAAACAGGAAGCAGAACAAAAGGTGGTAACGGTGCTGAACCTGGAGGGGGTAGAAATGAAAACAATATTGAGCTAAGGGAAATTCACCGAATTGGTGCAATACACATATCTGAAGCTGGAGCTGCTGGAAGAGATATGTCTGATATACATAATGAGTATCCTAAACTTATTTTGCTGTCAAAGTTATTAGCAATTTTAATGCTCCATTTTTAAACCTATTATTAACTGCAAAATATAAGCTAAAGTGGTTAAAGCTAGCCAACATGTCAAGTAAATTTGGTTTGCCAAAGTTTCAATTATAGGTACATAGTTTACAACCTATCGAGGGGTAAGAGGTATGAGGTTTTGGTCCCAAACTATTGGGGTAGCCTTGATAAGCCTCGATATGTATGAAATGTCTCGGGGAATATGACTCTCAGGTCTGGTTTGGATTGATACAGTACATTTTTCAGGAGAAACCTTTGTCCATCTGAAGCTAATATAATGGGAAGGTATTTATACGACAGGGCACCTATATCAACCGTTCCAAATTTCTTGCATATTTTCTTATGCATTTTCCACGGGGTTGTTCCAGGTTGTAGTGGATAACATGTTATGCTGAGTCAGCTCTCTTTACGTTGAGCGGTCATTTGGCTGACCTCATAAGAAAAGTAATCCAATGAAACTCCTTATCTAATACACTGTTTCATTTGAAATATTAAAGCTCTGCATCACTGATGTAATATCTACTTAAATAGTTTTCAAGTATAAAACTCTACATAACTTATGCAGCGTTGGTTTCCGATATTAAACTCTATTTACGTGCATGCATAATTTATACGTGaatctatatattattttatgcgAGATAGAATCTGAAATGATAATGTATATTAGCAATTCAAGGATAAAGtatcggaaagacaaaattaccCTTAAAGTGGGCAGTCCCTGCATATCAATCCCTAGATTGTTATTCATTGCATAGCAATTCATGTTATAAACCCTTGTTTAGGTAGTCCCTTAACCAGACAACCCCTAGCTGTATCTAGGATGTACATGGTAACTAGACGAaactgcacacacacacacacacacacacacatgctcCAATCATCCAGATGATCTATGTGAGCGAGATAATGGATTTTGATGGTGAATTTGAAAATAGGTGTGAAATTCGAAGTACTTTATAAGTGGACTTCCCAGACGAAAGTGGCTTTTCTTGACAATATCCATTAGCTTCCCTTCTGAGGACAGAAATCATTTGGAAGAACCTCAAGGTTAGCCAGATTCCAACTCtggtcattttaatttttctagTCTAATCAGCTTAAGATGCTCCAATTGTGTTCTTCAGGCGTGACAGATTTGAAAGGTCATGCTTCTCAACACCATCCTAGTAACTGGGTAGATGcagatgacgatgatgatgaagaagatgagtcgGAGTTGTGTGTTCAATCAACGCCTCCATATCATTAGGAATACAGCAACTCCAGTTGCTCTGTAATCCTTACAATCAATTGTTTATTGATGATGTCTGTTGTAAGTATGTACAGTTGTCCTCCCAATGCTCCACTAATCTGACTTTGCACTTGGTTCCCTCTTACCTAAGCAGTCCTTTATGGTTAAATCATGTTTACCATGAATTATATTTGGCCTGCAAGCATATATGATGATACAGCTCATTAGTTTATCTTTTGAAAATTTCGTTTTCTCATTCTGgtaaaagaaaataacacatgGAGAGGCTAGTAACTCAGTACCATACAAATAACAGATCCTTTTGGAATCTTTAATTAATCGAGGATCTTTTGAGTTACCAAAAATTTAGTCTAAAATCAACTTCCCCAAGTGGTTTGACgtattgcataatctggaaagcAGCTT of the Nicotiana tabacum cultivar K326 chromosome 7, ASM71507v2, whole genome shotgun sequence genome contains:
- the LOC107798041 gene encoding uncharacterized protein LOC107798041; the protein is MEFTLSGNALKTFARSITCLARIGNELVIQASPSQLTCHTLNSSRSAYQSMTFEPDFFDVYTVLGPQVQCSVLLKAICSVLRTPLASIDHLSVSLPNPDASKVQWTLNCHNGMRKAYWITCNVEPDIQHLSLDRRKLPSNFVVRPRDLNRLLSNFQTTLQEITIIATNPTSLPPDAATEIGGKAVELRSYIDPTKDNDSSLHTQLWIDPTEEFVQYNHIGNPVDVTFGVKESKAFLSFCEGCEVDIHFYFDKAGEPILMAPKFGLDDGSISTFDATLVLATMLMSQLNTAGSSENPQVAGTSHGEANDGRQAPPQERSKGNSGLPSDQTRIWSDLSGSRTKGGNGAEPGGGRNENNIELREIHRIGAIHISEAGAAGRDMSDIHNDFPSEDRNHLEEPQGVTDLKGHASQHHPSNWVDADDDDDEEDESELCVQSTPPYH